In Acanthochromis polyacanthus isolate Apoly-LR-REF ecotype Palm Island chromosome 18, KAUST_Apoly_ChrSc, whole genome shotgun sequence, the following proteins share a genomic window:
- the cacfd1 gene encoding calcium channel flower homolog, with the protein MSTEETAAPSKAAPEDDGMTWWYKWLCKIAGVLGGISCAVSGVWNCVTVNPLNIAAGVWMVLNAFVLFLCEVPFCCQFIEFANAVAARADKLKPWQKAFFYCGMALFPVFLSFSFTTLFGNAIAFATGVLYGLASLGKKGDAVTYARLQHQKQGDEERMTGTTNGAPE; encoded by the exons atgagcACAGAAGAGACCGCAGCGCCCTCAAAAGCAGCCCCGGAGGATGATGGAATGACCTGGTGGTACAAATGGCTCTGCAAAATCGCTGGGGTTTTGGGAGGAATAT CCTGTGCCGTCTCAGGAGTGTGGAACTGTGTCACTGTGAACCCTTTAAACATTGCTGCTGGCGTGTGGATGGT GTTGAATGCCTTCGTGCTCTTCCTCTGTGAAGTGCCGTTCTGTTGCCAGTTCATAGAGTTTGCTAATGCTGTGGCAGCCCGTGCAGACAAACTCAAACCCTGGCAGAAAGCCTTCTTCTACTGCGG GATGGCTCTGTTTCCTGTGTTCTTGAGTTTCTCCTTTACAACCCTGTTTGGAAATGCCATCGCCTTTGCCACAGGGGTTCTGTACGGCCTCGCATCTTTAGGCAAAAA GGGAGATGCAGTGACTTATGCCAGGCTGCAGCATCAGAAACAGGGGGATGAAGAGAGGATGACAGGAACGACAAACGGAGCTCCGGAGTGA